The following proteins are encoded in a genomic region of Arachis ipaensis cultivar K30076 chromosome B02, Araip1.1, whole genome shotgun sequence:
- the LOC107628475 gene encoding uncharacterized protein LOC107628475, with protein sequence MQINCGMANNVDETEIYVLGGRSGEISVLFSRNFVEAHSNLQGSTSKNITNFIVQEPITVAAITHVTPANNVSTTDLPVSKWQSSAAIATMVTGEQSLDAASALRLVHIM encoded by the exons ATGCAAATAAATTGCGGTATG GCAAACAACGTTGATGAGACAGAGATTTATGTCTTGGGAGGCAGAAGTGGTGAGataagtgttttgttttccagAAACTTCGTAGAGGCACATTCAAATCTGCAGGGTTCAACAAGCAAAAACATCACAAATTTTATTGTACAAGAACCAATAACGGTAGCAGCAATAACCCATGTTACACCTGCCAATAATGTTTCAACCACTGATCTTCCAG tTTCTAAATGGCAAAGTTCGGCTGCTATTGCAACAATGGTTACTGGAGAGCAATCTTTGGACGCTGCTAGCGCTCTGAGACTGGTACATATTATGTaa